In Eucalyptus grandis isolate ANBG69807.140 chromosome 4, ASM1654582v1, whole genome shotgun sequence, the following proteins share a genomic window:
- the LOC104442168 gene encoding abscisic acid receptor PYL9, whose protein sequence is MNGGDAVSGIMEAEYIRRHHKHEAGERQCTSAVIKRIKAPVHLVWSLVRRFDQPQKYKPFVSRCIMKGDLGIGSVREVNVKSGLPATTSTERLELLDDEEHILGIRIVGGDHRLKNYSSIMTVHPDMVEGRPGTLVIESFVVDVPDGNTKDDTCYFVEAYIRYNLKSLAEISERMAIQDRTEAVNSF, encoded by the exons ATGAACGGTGGCGACGCGGTGTCGGGGATCATGGAGGCCGAGTACATCAGGAGGCATCACAAGCATGAGGCCGGAGAGCGGCAGTGCACTTCGGCTGTCATCAAGCGCATCAAAGCTCCTGTTCACCTG GTGTGGTCTCTGGTGAGGAGATTTGATCAGCCTCAAAAGTACAAGCCCTTTGTCAGCCGGTGTATCATGAAGGGTGATTTGGGCATAGGGAGCGTAAGAGAAGTGAATGTCAAGTCCGGGCTTCCAGCTACAACCAGCACTGAGAGATTGGAACTTCTTGATGACGAGGAACACATACTTGGTATTCGAATCGTTGGCGGTGATCACAGACTCAAG AACTATTCTTCAATTATGACGGTCCATCCTGACATGGTTGAAGGAAGGCCAGGAACACTGGTGATCGAGTCATTTGTAGTAGACGTGCCTGATGGGAACACGAAGGATGACACGTGCTACTTTGTCGAGGCCTATATCAGATACAATCTCAAATCTTTGGCTGAAATTTCGGAGAGAATGGCTATTCAGGACCGAACTGAAGCTGTAAACAGCTTCTAA